The Apostichopus japonicus isolate 1M-3 chromosome 20, ASM3797524v1, whole genome shotgun sequence genome contains a region encoding:
- the LOC139961724 gene encoding uncharacterized protein, giving the protein MSTFSGITREYPEVAIDYFSGKQILKARAYFLSHVHTDHTVGLHSSTFANHLENHPTYKLYCSEVTREFLLTSSKHRHLKKSLLALPVEQRCDVFIPNDVTGEKEKLQVTLLPAGHCPGSVMFLLEGYAGKVLYTGDFRFKIGDAASMDALHDGEGVKALKSLYIDTTFFDPKIMFIPNREQSCEAMLRVIEEQLQRGPRHMVHIKCRAKYGYEYLFIEISRAFGMKVHVSGEIMKQYERVSSLAEHMTTEGSATRVHACRKYACTLKDAVDVITITPSTMWFNSNAQPDDVLKKISSHYYRLCFSFHSSYSEICDFIQYLKPTNIYPNVIPYNSTEYQMIERLENVLNNVSEVDSSSSKDKYKPLGSLMAGKKRKRKRGQCKEHVQSRSLEVLFGDGSPTKPKKFGIIDREGEYEQLKHKPNDTGDEERSDNLEVCGELCEPFTSGTGTGAWIEEDEGTSESLFSEDENAEWDIEEVSNRSSFFDEGSLAESFIDDPENPSSISSPESSQADQSPLFKSFAKYLPSADVHETKNNVKHLPKDDLWELNRERRADGAAVSGYEIKTRIVKRDLEYDFVGVDRQKHEGTLQLGESKPLSVASVSPLGESTALSQERNVPSCESIVTSGESVAPSNENLASSCVNLCSKFAIIDRERDKSQVGALSGARNDMGIHHIQNGSNNTPPCIESNYDIGKLNVVTTNGSSSARGELLNAEDRDSINTDVTSAGSYNKLSEEGSSQDSISPIKSFLQYLPGKSYKEDARKRTEPSSKSRQCVVEAKCNNKITEIETMKKPKCSVKENVIRLKNEPDDKLVNLVKSAGSRSPVYAKTGMNSVRIVADDELNKCTLNAKLKMNLSTEESSNGNGDFICHKAKSENFYETCSHKRRKHTSLSTVGLVTSAPEDLQCHENVSEKSQIEDVKGKTRSPNSCAGMNVSRENCEVTGNVSSRGNVPDGDSGVRDVPALERQEILYVDLTESDERDLKSEVDEEELIISSQNSETTVVLSPSIKSSQETYLSPSKLQMCNSQEIFLLSSPEASDAPTPDCIELL; this is encoded by the exons ATCATACAGTTGGGCTTCACTCCAGCACTTTTGCCAATCACTTAGAAAACCA TCCAACTTACAAGTTATATTGCTCAGAAGTCACCAGAGAATTCCTGCTGACGAGTTCAAAACATCGGCACCTGAAGAAGTCTTTGTTAGCCTTGCCCGTAGAGCAGCGATGCGATGTATTCATTCCCAATGACGTCACTGGAGAG AAAGAGAAATTGCAGGTGACACTATTACCTGCTGGTCACTGTCCCGGTTCTGTCAT GTTTCTGTTGGAAGGCTATGCTGGTAAAGTTCTATACACTGGTGATTTCCGATTTAAGATTGGAGATGCAGCAAGTATGGATGCCTTACATGATGGAGAGGG AGTCAAAGCCCTCAAGAGTCTCTATATTGATACAACATTCTTTGATCCAAAGATAATGTTTATCCCAAACCGG GAGCAAAGTTGTGAAGCTATGTTGCGTGTTATAGAAGA GCAGTTGCAACGAGGTCCCCGTCATATGGTTCATATCAAATGCAGAGCAAAATATGGTTATGAATATCTCTTTATTGAAATATCCAGGGCATTTGGCATGAAG GTGCATGTTTCTGGTGAAATAATGAAGCAGTACGAAAGAGTTTCCAGTTTAGCGGAACACATGACGACAGAGGGCAGTGCAACACGGGTCCATGCTTGTAGAAAATAT GCTTGTACCTTGAAAGATGCTGTAGATGTTATAACAATAACACCAAGTACAATGTGGTTTAACAGTAATGCCCAGCCTGATGATGTTTTGAA GAAGATATCCAGTCACTACTACAGGCTTTGCTTCTCATTTCATTCCTCCTACAGTGAG atTTGTGACTTCATTCAGTACCTAAAACCAACAAACATCTACCCAAATGTGATTCCCTACAATTCCACAGAGTACCAAATGATTGAGAG atTAGAAAATGTACTCAATAATGTTTCTGAAGTCGATTCAAGCAGCAGCAAGGACAAATACAAGCCACTCGGTAGTCTGATGgcaggaaagaaaagaaagagaaaacgaG GTCAGTGCAAAGAACATGTGCAGAGCAGAAGTCTCGAGGTACTGTTTGGAGATGGGTCTCCAACAAAACCCAAGAAATTTGGGATAATTGACAGGGAAGGAGAGTACGAACAGTTGAAGCACAAGCCTAATGACACCGGTGATGAGGAGAGATCAGACAATTTGGAAGTTTGTGGAGAACTTTGTGAGCCCTTTACCTCTGGCACTGGTACAGGGGCTTGGATAGAGGAGGATGAAGGTACCAGTGAATCACTCTTCTCAGAGGATGAGAATGCAGAATGGGATATTGAGGAAGTGTCCAATAGATCTTCATTCTTCGATGAGGGGAGTTTAGCAGAGTCTTTTATAGATGACCCAGAGAACCCAAGCAGCATATCATCACCAGAGAGTTCGCAGGCCGACCAGTCGCCACTGTTTAAGAGCTTTGCTAAATACCTACCTTCTGCAGATGTGCATGAAACTAAAAATAATGTCAAACACTTACCGAAAGATGATTTATGGGAACTCAACAGAGAGAGACGTGCAGATGGCGCGGCGGTATCGGGTTATGAGATTAAAACTCGCATCGTTAAAAGAGACCTGGAATATGATTTTGTTGGAGTTGATAGACAGAAACATGAAGGCACGTTACAATTAGGTGAAAGCAAGCCACTATCAGTAGCAAGCGTTTCACCATTAGGTGAGAGCACTGCACTGTCACAGGAGAGGAATGTACCGTCATGTGAGAGCATTGTAACCTCAGGTGAGAGCGTTGCACCATCAAATGAGAATCTTGCTTCATCATGTGTAAACTTGTGTTCAAAGTTTGCAATAAttgacagagagagagataaaagcCAGGTCGGTGCACTATCGGGTGCTAGAAATGACATGGGAATTCACCATATACAGAATGGCAGCAATAACACTCCACCTTGCATAGAATCCAACTATGACATCGGTAAATTAAACGTGGTGACCACCAATGGCAGTTCATCAGCCAGAGGTGAGCTGTTAAATGCAGAAGATAGAGATTCAATTAATACAGATGTCACGTCGGCAGGAAGTTACAATAAACTGTCAGAAGAGGGCAGCTCCCAGGACTCCATCTCTCCCATTAAAAGCTTTCTTCAATATTTACCGGGGAAGTCGTATAAAGAGGATGCACGTAAGAGAACAGAGCCATCCTCTAAGAGCAGACAATGTGTCGTAGAGGCCAAGTgcaataacaaaataacagaGATTGAAACGATGAAGAAGCCAAAATGCTCAGTAAAGGAGAATGTGATTCGATTGAAAAATGAACCGGATGATAAATTAGTGAATTTAGTTAAGAGCGCTGGGAGTAGAAGTCCTGTGTATGCCAAAACAGGGATGAACTCCGTCAGGATAGTTGCAGATGATGAATTGAACAAGTGCACGCTAAATGCGAAATTGAAGATGAATTTGTCAACCGAAGAATCGTCCAATGGGAATGGAGACTTTATTTGCCACAAAGCCAAAAGTGAAAATTTCTATGAGACATGCTCTCATAAACGGAGAAAACATACTTCACTGTCCACGGTGGGGTTAGTGACATCAGCACCTGAGGACTTACAGTGTCATGAAAATGTCTCAGAAAAATCTCAAATTGAAGACGTGAAAGGCAAAACAAGGTCGCCCAACTCCTGCGCCGGTATGAACGTCAGTAGGGAGAATTGTGAGGTCACAGGGAATGTTTCAAGCAGAGGAAATGTACCGGATGGAGACTCAGGAGTAAGGGATGTCCCGGCATTAGAGAGGCAGGAGATACTTTATGTGGATTTAACCGAATCAGATGAGAGGGATTTAAAGAGTGAAGTTGACGAAGAGGAGTTGATTATAAGTTCCCAGAATTCAGAGACGACAGTGGTATTGTCTCCCAGCATTAAAAGCTCCCAGGAGACTTACTTATCCccatcaaaacttcaaatgtgtaatTCACAAGAAATCTTCTTATTATCCTCTCCCGAAGCTTCAGATGCTCCAACGCCCGATTGCATAGAATTACTTTAA
- the LOC139961729 gene encoding uncharacterized protein produces MSSPTSFLVCLVTFLKVCGTADSRSNICDIHRGEYGKTVDCSSRLQNYTTVPWGDLIPLDTRVLLLQGNGLDERRLTGEDFENLKNIQTLDLSHNRFECLPLESLSNLKVLRATNNLLRGASVLDLNRIPGLMDVDLSSNQLQTWSTKSPLICRSPQSENNTDGNDTELVYSSVQRLDLHENLLDDGALRNLSQFTNLTFLDLSSNRITLVSPSDFPSLALLGTLKLDDNIIYQVTFPPLERVENISIQGNLLEYIGLHSFSSLHNLIHLDLSYNKIGDIPRGAFNSTSRLFSLQLQGNRLGQVRHGYIFSGLSQLDFLELSYNDISDVPSGFFKGLSNLHDLRLDFNSLTVLESNSFIDVPTVANVSLQGNRLRTISNEFRTLTDTVHLNLQGNQISNISETAFETLSMLIVINLDGNQLQHVPHAFGGVLVRKGLQELALSHNYIQSIDQYDFPRLSRLETLDLGHNAIREIHPGSFTGLTSLTHLSLNNNELSHILPGTLSRLSSLSEIKLYDNHWSCDCKKLWPLWEYYDRAETNFSMADSISCTSETDFVPRPITLWESYLNETCRDVEVEPPPEDSSFPLKTLLVTLVVTLVPIVFLLIACVIVMKIRLQRRGGPIDESDLRTPQSPCPPPPVKRVDSEGAYEVPFQKGSNSLYYSQPYAHIDQQVILQVGSVGDAQYVNHAAVAINNAS; encoded by the coding sequence ATGTCTTCCCCTACTTCATTCCTTGTATGTCTAGTGACTTTTCTCAAAGTCTGTGGCACCGCGGATTCCCGTAGTAATATTTGCGACATACATCGGGGAGAGTATGGAAAAACAGTTGACTGTTCCAGTCGATTACAAAACTACACCACTGTGCCGTGGGGTGATTTAATTCCACTGGATACCCGCGTTCTTCTTTTACAGGGCAACGGCCTTGACGAGCGTCGTTTAACAGGAGAAGattttgaaaacttgaaaaacataCAGACTTTAGACTTAAGTCACAATCGGTTTGAGTGTTTACCGCTCGAGTCACTTTCAAATCTGAAAGTGCTTCGGGCGACCAATAACCTTTTAAGAGGAGCTTCTGTCCTTGATTTAAATAGGATACCAGGCTTGATGGACGTGGATCTATCCAGTAACCAACTTCAAACTTGGTCGACTAAATCTCCGCTGATCTGTCGTTCTCCTCAGAGTGAAAACAACACTGATGGCAACGATACAGAGTTGGTGTACTCATCGGTACAGAGGCTTGACCTCCACGAAAATCTACTCGATGATGGAGCATTACGTAATCTGTCGCAGTTTACAAATCTAACATTTCTAGATCTATCAAGTAATAGAATTACATTGGTCAGCCCTTCAGACTTTCCAAGTTTGGCTCTCTTGGGCACCCTTAAACTTGATGACAACATCATATACCAAGTGACTTTCCCACCTCTTGAGAGAGTAGAGAATATTTCTATCCAGGGCAATCTCCTGGAATACATCGGGTTACACTCATTCTCTTCTTTGCATAACTTAATACATCTAGATCTTTCCTACAACAAGATTGGAGATATTCCTAGGGGTGCTTTCAACAGTACTTCCAGGCTATTCTCTCTTCAGCTTCAGGGTAACAGACTTGGTCAAGTACGACATGGATACATATTTTCGGGTCTGAGCCAGCTAGACTTTCTGGAACTGTCATATAACGACATCAGCGACGTTCCTTCCGGTTTCTTCAAAGGACTCAGTAATCTGCACGATCTTCGGTTGGATTTCAATTCTTTGACCGTTCTGGAATCGAATTCTTTCATCGATGTTCCAACTGTAGCCAACGTCAGCTTACAAGGAAACAGGTTGCGTACCATTTCCAATGAATTTCGTACACTTACTGACACTGTACATCTTAATCTGCAAGGTAACCAGATTTCAAATATCAGTGAGACAGCTTTTGAAACCTTGTCAATGCTGATCGTTATCAATTTAGATGGAAATCAGCTGCAGCACGTCCCTCACGCTTTCGGCGGGGTTCTGGTTCGTAAAGGACTTCAGGAACTCGCTCTGTCTCACAATTACATTCAGAGTATCGACCAATACGACTTCCCACGCCTGTCTCGTCTGGAGACTCTTGACTTGGGACATAACGCCATACGGGAGATACACCCAGGCTCTTTTACGGGTCTCACTTCCCTGACGCACCTGAGTCTAAATAACAACGAGTTATCGCATATTTTGCCAGGCACCCTCTCCCGGCTCTCCTCCCTCTCCGAAATCAAACTCTACGACAACCACTGGTCTTGCGACTGCAAAAAACTTTGGCCGCTCTGGGAGTATTACGATCGAGCAGAGACAAACTTCTCCATGGCAGACAGCATAAGTTGTACATCGGAAACGGATTTTGTCCCCAGGCCCATTACTCTATGGGAATCTTATCTGAATGAGACCTGTAGAGATGTTGAGGTAGAGCCACCCCCAGAAGACTCCAGTTTTCCCCTCAAAACTCTGCTGGTGACTCTCGTAGTGACTCTCGTACCCATTGTCTTTCTATTAATCGCATGCGTTATCGTGATGAAGATCCGCCTTCAGAGGCGAGGCGGACCGATAGATGAGAGCGATCTCCGAACGCCGCAGTCGCCTTGCCCACCACCACCGGTGAAGAGGGTCGATTCAGAAGGAGCTTACGAGGTTCCCTTCCAAAAAGGAAGTAACAGTCTTTATTATTCCCAGCCTTACGCTCATATCGACCAACAAGTGATCCTACAGGTAGGCTCTGTGGGCGATGCACAATACGTTAATCATGCAGCCGTAGCCATAAACAATGCAAGTTGA